Proteins from one Flammeovirgaceae bacterium genomic window:
- a CDS encoding SIR2 family protein, with the protein MRKIDRDTFLRSFKVLSNQSFDLFLGSGASVNSGIPSGGDLVWHFKREILSSKKIINGKKFTDLKIEANKQIIQNYFDQRGDNNIVNHYSHYFKECYPDSLVRKEFLSDLVRDKKPSIGFLCLSALVERQKFNVVWTTNFDDLIENAITALNYKSCQIVSPDNASSVQQFNSDIPTVVKLHGDFRYDPLQNTDEELQELEASLHTKFLDASTQKGLLVVGYSGSDKSVMTTLEKALEKPNAFPKGLIWCIPKGLQPTNELEALLDKAHQQNNRSGFLEIDSFDYFLHEIYKTCELSNTQIDTIASERFEQRQVFRLSQNPSATLPILLNAIKAKSFPKTAFTTKTTLTGVGKWKRLRQAIGSSNIVASFTKNDTLMIFGVEQEIKETLKNHITDDLKIADIPEHIYYHSDSFYLGMLYELVEKALVNDFGLSVYAKGRNIRKFYSSENPLSDSEIADIKNRNRNFNIHQNNVVFEAFEFKIEFVNKELYLLICPTVHIQTTAGSEPPRNVVQYLSNTIISNRYNNKYGQKMHWWFTELKKKNENLNFRLGDFEIKLAEYYSTAAKKVNDKFYCFNGFTKLNEPSIYFHYQDEAKQSIHPINGLKILGPLEESFGQSNNGSANVNLAIISPDFGFEKVKAHLDSLLNTVSPIWEKEYLKDFPGFDNVFKKHLIIPNTVQSEFVITIPNNDVSSFSAIQFYDYLKSKIDKLALKSTDIDCVVIYIPDQWKKFRELKNENTYYDLHDSLKLYCVKKGLRIQFIEDKSINYKDQAKIRWWLSLGLYVKSNGTPWKVKTDNTETAFVGLGYAVRQNARDKVVLGSSQIFDGHGNGLKFLLQPIDKPVFYNKNPFMSKEDAFLSSTNKCNTRG; encoded by the coding sequence ATGAGGAAAATAGACAGAGATACATTTTTAAGGAGTTTCAAGGTACTTTCAAACCAATCATTTGATTTGTTTTTAGGTTCAGGTGCCTCTGTCAATTCCGGTATCCCGTCAGGAGGTGACTTAGTTTGGCATTTTAAGAGAGAAATACTTAGCAGCAAGAAAATAATTAATGGCAAAAAATTTACTGATCTTAAAATTGAGGCCAACAAACAAATTATTCAAAATTACTTTGACCAAAGAGGCGACAACAATATAGTAAACCACTATTCTCACTATTTTAAAGAATGCTACCCCGACTCACTTGTCAGAAAGGAGTTTTTGAGTGATTTGGTTCGTGATAAAAAACCGTCCATTGGCTTTCTCTGTTTATCAGCACTGGTAGAGCGACAAAAATTCAATGTGGTTTGGACTACCAATTTTGATGACTTAATTGAAAATGCAATTACAGCCCTGAATTATAAAAGTTGCCAAATTGTTTCCCCTGATAATGCAAGTTCTGTTCAACAATTCAACTCGGATATTCCTACAGTTGTGAAGCTTCATGGGGATTTCCGATATGACCCGCTTCAAAATACAGATGAAGAACTTCAGGAGTTAGAAGCAAGTTTGCATACAAAATTCTTAGACGCTTCAACCCAGAAAGGCTTACTGGTTGTCGGGTATTCGGGAAGTGATAAATCTGTAATGACCACATTGGAAAAAGCATTAGAGAAACCCAATGCTTTTCCGAAAGGTTTAATCTGGTGTATACCAAAGGGACTGCAACCGACAAATGAGTTAGAAGCATTGTTAGATAAAGCTCATCAACAAAACAATCGTTCAGGATTTTTAGAGATTGATAGCTTCGACTATTTTCTACATGAGATTTATAAAACCTGTGAATTATCAAATACACAAATTGATACCATTGCCTCTGAACGATTTGAACAAAGACAGGTATTTAGGTTAAGTCAAAATCCCTCTGCCACCTTACCAATTCTTTTAAATGCAATAAAGGCAAAGAGCTTTCCGAAAACCGCTTTTACTACGAAAACCACTTTAACTGGGGTAGGAAAATGGAAAAGATTGCGGCAAGCAATCGGCAGTTCCAATATAGTTGCGTCATTTACCAAAAATGATACTCTGATGATTTTTGGTGTTGAACAGGAAATCAAGGAAACACTAAAAAACCATATAACTGATGACCTAAAAATTGCTGACATACCAGAGCATATCTATTATCATTCTGATTCCTTTTATTTAGGGATGCTATATGAGTTGGTTGAAAAAGCTTTGGTCAATGATTTTGGATTATCCGTTTACGCAAAAGGTAGGAATATCAGAAAATTCTATTCTTCCGAAAACCCATTAAGTGATAGCGAAATTGCAGATATTAAAAATCGAAACCGTAATTTCAATATTCATCAAAACAATGTCGTTTTTGAGGCATTTGAGTTTAAAATTGAATTCGTCAATAAAGAACTTTACCTACTAATTTGCCCAACAGTTCATATACAGACAACAGCAGGCAGTGAGCCTCCCAGAAATGTTGTTCAATATCTTTCAAACACCATTATTTCAAATCGCTACAATAACAAGTATGGGCAAAAAATGCATTGGTGGTTTACGGAATTGAAGAAGAAAAATGAAAACTTGAATTTTCGGCTTGGTGATTTTGAAATTAAGCTCGCAGAATATTACTCAACAGCAGCAAAAAAAGTAAACGATAAATTTTATTGCTTTAATGGCTTTACGAAACTTAACGAGCCGTCTATTTATTTTCATTACCAAGATGAAGCAAAGCAATCAATTCATCCGATAAATGGCTTAAAAATTTTAGGCCCGTTAGAAGAAAGCTTTGGACAAAGTAACAATGGATCTGCCAATGTCAACTTGGCTATTATTTCCCCTGACTTTGGATTTGAAAAAGTCAAAGCCCATTTAGATTCTCTACTAAATACAGTCAGTCCAATATGGGAAAAGGAGTATTTGAAGGATTTCCCGGGATTTGACAATGTTTTTAAAAAGCATCTCATCATTCCCAACACTGTTCAAAGTGAATTTGTGATTACAATTCCTAATAATGACGTAAGCAGTTTTTCTGCCATTCAATTTTATGATTATTTGAAAAGCAAAATTGATAAGTTGGCATTGAAGAGCACTGACATAGATTGCGTTGTAATCTACATACCTGACCAATGGAAGAAATTCAGGGAGCTAAAGAATGAAAACACGTACTATGACTTACACGATTCATTGAAATTGTACTGTGTAAAGAAGGGCTTAAGAATCCAGTTCATAGAAGATAAATCTATTAACTACAAAGACCAGGCAAAAATCCGGTGGTGGCTATCGTTAGGTTTATATGTTAAATCAAACGGAACTCCATGGAAAGTTAAGACAGACAATACGGAAACAGCCTTTGTTGGATTAGGTTATGCCGTAAGGCAAAATGCTCGTGATAAAGTTGTTCTTGGGAGCAGTCAAATATTTGATGGTCATGGAAACGGACTTAAATTCTTATTGCAGCCAATAGATAAACCAGTCTTTTATAACAAGAATCCTTTCATGAGTAAGGAAGATGCTTTTCTAAGTTCAACTAATAAGTGCAACACAAGAGGCTGA